DNA from Nocardioides seonyuensis:
CGACGGCGTCGACGACCTACAACGAGCCCTACGCGCTGGCGCGGCGCCTCGCGTCGGTCGACCACGTCTCCAAGGGTCGCGCCGGCTGGAACATCGTCACCTCCGCCACCCACGAGGAGGCCGCGAACTTCTCTCTGGCCGAGCGACCCCTGCAGGCCACACGCTACGAGCGCGCGGACGAGTTCCTGACGGTGGCCAAGAAGCTCTGGGACTCGTGGGGTGACGGGCACTTCCTCGGGGACAAGGAGGGCGGCCGCTGGGGCGATCCCGCGCAGCTGCGGGCGATCGACCACGTGGGCACGCACTTCCGCGTCGCCGGCCCGCTCAACGTCCCCCGCCCGGTCCAGGGCTACCCGCTCCTGGTGCAGGCCGGCGCGTCGGAGCAGGGCAAGGCGTTCGCCGCCAAGCACGCCGAGGCGATCTTCGTCGCCCACCAGACCCTCGAGCAGGGGCAGGCGTTCTACGCCGACATCAAGGCGCGGGTCGCCGCCGAGGGCCGCAACCCCGACCACGTCCTCGTGCTCCCGGGGCTGGTCCCGATCCTCGGTGCCACCGAGGCCGAGGCGACCGTCATGGCCCAGGAGCTCGACGACCTGCGGATCCCCGAGTACGGCCTACGTCAGCTCGCCACGTTCCTCGACATCGACGCGGCAACGATCGACCTCGACGCACCACTGCCGCGCGAGGTCGTCGAGCAGGAGGTCCGCGAGGGCTTCGACTCCCGCGCCCGGCTGGTCATCGACCTGGCCCACCGGGAGAACCTCACGGTGCGCCAGCTGCTCGGCCGGCTCGGCGGCGGCCGTGGCCACAACGTCGTCATCGGCACGCCCGAGCAGATCGCCGACCAGATGGAGACCTGGTTCACCAAGGGGGCTGCCGACGGCTTCAACGTCATGGGCGCGTCGCTGCCCTCGGGGCTCGAGGCGTTCGTCGAGACGGTGG
Protein-coding regions in this window:
- a CDS encoding LLM class flavin-dependent oxidoreductase, producing the protein MTQKQLHLNAFLMDSGHHEASWRLPDSDPGAALDVQHYVRLAQIAEAAKFDSIFLADGSVAMGTGEFRASGQFEPLTILTAIAGATERIGLIATASTTYNEPYALARRLASVDHVSKGRAGWNIVTSATHEEAANFSLAERPLQATRYERADEFLTVAKKLWDSWGDGHFLGDKEGGRWGDPAQLRAIDHVGTHFRVAGPLNVPRPVQGYPLLVQAGASEQGKAFAAKHAEAIFVAHQTLEQGQAFYADIKARVAAEGRNPDHVLVLPGLVPILGATEAEATVMAQELDDLRIPEYGLRQLATFLDIDAATIDLDAPLPREVVEQEVREGFDSRARLVIDLAHRENLTVRQLLGRLGGGRGHNVVIGTPEQIADQMETWFTKGAADGFNVMGASLPSGLEAFVETVVPILRERGLFRSEYSGTTLRENYGLPRPVNQFDVEVANA